From a single Aspergillus puulaauensis MK2 DNA, chromosome 2, nearly complete sequence genomic region:
- a CDS encoding uncharacterized protein (COG:S;~EggNog:ENOG410PGXJ;~TransMembrane:4 (o21-39i51-67o73-95i107-124o)): protein MSESSNRITRPTDPDGLVLEAWGQGLMVGSLVVMAAVTFSNMKRHILLHKLIFAELILAIPHGTWIFSKEPVYGWHLSASAIGLNISWSLHNVIAWMKNKPFFSKRISWFYIITVLLVQPYWILEIYANFTYFNNINKIFLTTRPLEPLFRDPWWVLTTCSLFYTIKREYNFGIVELVTVSPRFGIMLASMCLSLAFVVVDECSVLGAFDSASLPSGVQPFWKLSFIFKCLCDTVILDDFKTALDQLRTYWFQKHARAGDVLLNVGSGPNRPGYPLRAVGGNEDELEVLSGSDGRHGSGLGKVVSVHFPRAHTRDSAGRSPV, encoded by the exons ATGTCCGAATCCTCGAATCGCATAACCCGTCCCACGGACCCGGACGGTCTGGTCCTCGAGGCCTGGGGCCAGGGCCTCATGGTTGGGtcgttggtggtgatggccgCAGTCACCTTCAGCAATATGAAGAGGCACATCTTGCTTCATAAGTTGATTTTCGCAGAG ctcatcctcgccatcccacATGGGACATGGATCTTCTCCAAAGAGCCTGTCTACGGCTGGCATCTCTCCGCTAGCGCAATAGGGCTGAATATCTCGTGGAGTCTGCACAATGTGATTGCGTGGATGAAGAATAAGCCGTTTTTCTCGAAACGTATCTCCTGGTTTTACATTATCACTGTGCTGCTGGTCCAGCCGTactggattctggagatCTATGCCAACTTTACATATTTCAATAATATCAACAAGATATTTTTGACGACGAGGCCGTTAGAGCCGTTGTTTCG AGATCCGTGGTGGGTGCTAACGACATGCTCCCTCTTCTACACTATCAAACGCGAATACAATTTCGGGATTGTGGAGCTTGTCACTGTTAGTCCGCGGTTTGGGATTATGCTCGCCTCGATGTGCCTTTCTCTTGCGTTTGTCGTCGTGGACGAATGCAGTGTTCTCGGCGCCTTCGATAGCGCGTCTCTTCCTTCGGGAGTTCAGCCGTTTTGGAAG CTGTCCTTTATCTTCAAGTGTCTCTGCGATACCGTTATCCTCGACGATTTCAAGACGGCTCTTGATCAACTGCGGACATACTGGTTCCAAAAACACGCCCGGGCAGGCGACGTACTTCTCAACGTAGGCTCAGGACCAAATCGCCCAGGATATCCTCTGAGAGCAGTGGGTGGGAATGAGGATGAACTCGAAGTCCTGTCGGGCAGTGACGGGCGCCACGGAAGTGGTCTGGGAAAGGTGGTGTCTGTTCATTTTCCACGCGCACATACGAGGGACAGTGCGGGACGGTCACCTGTATAG
- a CDS encoding putative MFS sugar transporter (COG:G;~EggNog:ENOG410PFRN;~InterPro:IPR005829,IPR005828,IPR003663,IPR036259, IPR020846;~PFAM:PF00083,PF07690;~TransMembrane:12 (i12-37o57-77i84-105o111-132i144-164o176-198i263-287o302-323i330-352o364-393i405-424o436-455i);~go_component: GO:0016020 - membrane [Evidence IEA];~go_component: GO:0016021 - integral component of membrane [Evidence IEA];~go_function: GO:0022857 - transmembrane transporter activity [Evidence IEA];~go_process: GO:0055085 - transmembrane transport [Evidence IEA]): MGRKLGLVRACYLASASCMGSFAFAFDTGVISGVLTLESFQRDFGYGEAQKTTVNSNAVSILQAGAFFGCFFTTPIASRLGRRTGLIISSLVFTVGTILQIINAHTLGTFYAGRVIAGLGIGAATVLIPMYSAEMAPKEMRGRLGACFQLFFALGVMIAYWVTFGVSQTQPNETKQWQIALGLQLLPSTLLLIGMTTVKESARWLAVKGKRDKAWESLKWVRGGDETPELQEEFDEILAGIEEEARVRESFTWRELLLPANRYRIFIAITCQLCAQLSGNTSLAYYATQIFSAVGAGSSSKLVTGFFGVVKVVGVSIFQLFVIDRIGRRVPFMAGAAAMGSFMLIIACVLATHPTSSGGESSGATSAGIAMIIMVYAEAFSFNMSWGALPWLYIGEIFSSRLREVGVTVGAASQWLFNFMMSQVTPHAIENIGWRMFLMFAIFNYAIVIYSWLFLKETLKVSLEEMQEVFGAAAQHDGKPTTAEADETATATATK, translated from the exons ATGGGTCGAAAGCTAGGCCTTGTCCGGGCCTGTTATCTGGCCTCGGCTAGTTGCATGGGCTCTTTTGCTTTCGCCTTTGACACTGGTGTTATTA GCGGTGTCCTTACACTCGAATCGTTTCAGCGAGACTTTGGATATGGGGAAGCGCAGAAGACAACAGTCAACTCCAATGCCGTCTCCATCCTTCAAGCCGGCGCCTTTTTCGGCTGCTTCTTCACGACGCCCATCGCATCCCGACTTGGTCGTCGGACAGGCCTGATTATCAGTTCGCTCGTCTTCACAGTGGGAACAATCTTGCAGATTATCAACGCCCATACACTGGGCACATTCTATGCGGGTCGCGTAATTGCCGGCCTGGGGATCGGTGCTGCCACCGTGCTGATCCCCATGTACTCTGCCGAGATGGCCCCAAAGGAGATGCGTGGTCGGCTCGGTGCCTGCTTCCAATTATTTTTTGCCTTGGGCGTGATGATCGCGTACTGGGTCACCTTTGGCGTGTCACAGACGCAACCGAATGAGACCAAGCAGTGGCAGATTGCGTTGGGGCTGCAGCTGCTACCTTCGACTTTACTGCTGATCGGGATGACCACCGTCAAGGAAAGCGCCCGATGGCTGGCAGTCAAGGGCAAGAGAGACAAGGCTTGGGAGTCTCTGAAATGGGTTCGAGGTGGAGATGAGACCCCAGAGCTGCAAGAGGAATTCGATGAGATTTTGGCAGGTATCGAAGAGGAGGCCCGTGTTAGAGAGAGCTTCACCTGGcgtgagcttcttctgccagCAAACCGATATCGaatcttcatcgccatcacgtGCCAGTTATGCGCACAACTCTCCG GAAACACTAGTTTGGCTTACTACGCCACCCAAATCTTCTCTGCAGTGGGCGCCGGGAGCTCTTCAAAGCTAGTGACAGGCTTCTTCGGCGTGGTGAAGGTAGTTGGTGTCAGCATCTTCCAATTATTTGTCATCGACAGAATTGGGCGAAGGGTGCCATTCATGgccggcgcagcagcaatggGCTCATTCATGCTAATAATCGCTTGCGTGCTAGCGACTCACCCAACAAGTTCAGGTGGAGAAAGCTCCGGAGCGACGTCAGCAGGAATCGCCATGATAATCATGGTTTATGCCGAGGCATTCAGCTTCAACATGTCCTGGGGTGCGCTTCCGTGGTTATACATTGGCGAAATCTTCTCGAGCCGGCTTCGAGAAGTCGGTGTGACCGTGGGGGCTGCATCGCAGTGGCTGTTCAACTTCATGATGTCCCAGGTGACACCCCACGCAATTGAAAATATCGGGTGGAGGATGTTCTTGATGTTCGCGATCTTCAATTACGCGATCGTGATTTATTCGTGGCTATTCTTGAAAGAG ACCTTGAAAGTCTCGCTGGAAGAAATGCAGGAAGTATTCGGAGCAGCCGCCCAGCACGACGGGAAGCCGACAACGGCCGAGGCGGATGaaactgcgactgcgaccGCGACCAAGTAG
- a CDS encoding arylsulfotransferase family protein (COG:S;~EggNog:ENOG410PWZ2;~InterPro:IPR039535;~PFAM:PF05935,PF14269;~SECRETED:SignalP(1-20)), producing MAGRLLAVCSTLLLSLGVRADNWPFMTLQTEPFLPPQVSVEKDGETDPGYIFIGPRGNQEHGTAALIYDEDAHLIYQGPQEVTANFMVQKLFNEDVITFWAGDMTDLGFGYGTVHVLDNTYREVNTVTLKQDFVSPDGQPRESYIDLHESRVSHRNTLLVTAYNVTQHDLTALGGAADSFMLDSQFYEIDIATNEIVFSWSALDHLDAVPLEESRQLWGESVGTQEEPYDAYHINSVELMEDGYIISLRHYWSGYFVHNNGTVMWRLCGEKGVGDFEIDENGDFSWQHDIRIYNETEEGFVMNMFNNANTPTDEVAATTGLSFEVDLVNRKAKTLRVLNDEDDVIHSVSQGSYQLLSEQTNHVALGYGSIARVKEFDADGKEVLTVRFGEDNAVASYRGYKCPWKATPFWKPALVVQRTGPDSVMLHMSWNGATEYGNWVIYSSAYSDASEPKFEAILKRAGFEASIELHSLPGGFLQVHARKDTIPLGTSEVISIEQNTEPEESQ from the exons ATGGCGGGCCGACTCCTTGCTGTCTGCAGCACCTTACTGCTGTCCCTGGGAGTCCGCGCCGACAACTGGCCTTTCATGACCCTGCAGACTGaaccttttcttcctcctcaagtCTCGGTAGAAAAGGACGGCGAAACGGACCCCGGGTACATCTTCATCGGACCCCGTGGAAATCAGGAGCACGGGACCGCCGCACTTATCTACGATGAGGATGCCCATCTGATCTATCAGGGACCGCAAGAAGTTACCGCCAACTTCATGGTCCAGAAACTCTTCAACGAGGATGTCATTACCTTTTGGGCGGGTGACATGACGGACTTGGGTTTCGGGTACGGCACCGTCCACGTTCTCGACAACACTTATCGCGAAGTCAATACCGTCACACTCAAGCAAGACTTCGTCTCTCCAGACGGCCAACCGCGGGAATCATACATTGATCTCCACGAGAGCCGTGTGTCGCATCGCAATACGCTGCTGGTCACGGCTTACAATGTGACCCAACACGATCTGACGGCTCTCGGCGGCGCGGCGGACAGCTTTATGCTGGACTCGCAGTTCTATGAGATCGATATCGCAACGAACGAGATTGTGTTTTCTTGGAGTGCCCTGGACCACCTGGACGCAGTGCCTTTGGAAGAATCGAGGCAGCTCTGGGGAGAAAGTGTCGGAACTCAGGAGGAGCCTTATGATGCCTACCATATCAACTCGGTTGAACTCATGGAGGATGGGTACATTATCTCGCTCCGACACTACTGGTCGGGATATTTTGTCCACAATAATGGTACTGTCATGTGGAGACTATGC GGAGAGAAAGGCGTTGGTGATTTCGAGATCGACGAGAATGGCGATTTCTCTTGGCAGCATGATATCCGCATCTACAACGAGACTGAGGAGGGCTTTGTGATGAATATGTTCAACAACGCAAACACTCCCACTGACGAGGTCGCAGCGACAACCGGTCTCAGTTTTGAGGTCGATTTGGTCAACCGCAAGGCCAAGACACTCCGGGTCCTgaacgacgaagacgatgtaaTCCACAGTGTCAGCCAAGGAAGCTACCAGCTCCTCAGCGAACAGACCAACCATGTAGCATTGGGTTATGGTTCAATCGCACGAGTAAAAGAATTCGACGCCGACGGGAAGGAGGTCCTCACCGTCAGGTTCGGCGAGGACAATGCGGTTGCATCATACCGTGGCTATAAATGCCCGTGGAAGGCGACTCCGTTCTGGAAGCCTGCGTTGGTCGTTCAACGGACAGGTCCAGACTCCGTCATGCTCCACATGAGCTGGAACGGGGCGACGGAGTATGGCAACTGGGTCATTTACTCTTCGGCCTACTCCGACGCGTCCGAGCCCAAATTCGAAGCCATTCTCAAGCGGGCCGGTTTTGAAGCTAGTATCGAGCTGCATAGCTTGCCTGGCGGATTCCTTCAGGTCCATGCCCGAAAGGATACCATCCCGCTGGGAACGTCGGAGGTCATTTCAATTGAGCAGAACACGGAACCAGAAGAATCTCAGTAG
- a CDS encoding Bys1 family protein (COG:S;~EggNog:ENOG410Q1RV;~InterPro:IPR006771;~PFAM:PF04681;~SECRETED:SignalP(1-16)), with amino-acid sequence MHLNFASLLAITSALATPFALGAAVPARMTNMKDHKIMQMPPNETIQLGRAVVDNHCPMSIYLWSVGQNISSETVLHPGMEYYEVFRRDPKTGGIAIKITTVPDGLYTSAPQTIFAYNLVNDTVWYDLSDVFGDPFEGDSVSLIPSEPVIHWDEGIPPSGSQVRMLNDATTDLVLILCAGRDEEIYA; translated from the coding sequence ATGCATCTCAACTTCGCCTCCCTCCTTGCCATCACCTCGGCCCTGGCCACGCCATTCGCCCTGGGCGCAGCTGTTCCAGCCAGGATGACCAACATGAAAGACCACAAAATCATGCAGATGCCACCGAACGAGACCATACAACTCGGCCGAGCCGTCGTCGACAACCACTGCCCCATGTCCATCTACCTCTGGTCTGTCGGGCAGAACATTAGCTCCGAGACTGTCCTCCACCCGGGCATGGAATACTACGAGGTCTTTAGACGGGACCCGAAGACCGGTGGTATTGCGATCAAGATCACCACCGTTCCAGATGGGCTGTACACCAGTGCCCCGCAGACTATCTTTGCATATAACCTTGTGAACGATACTGTTTGGTATGATCTGTCTGATGTCTTTGGGGATCCGTTCGAGGGGGATTCTGTGAGTCTTATCCCTTCGGAGCCGGTGATCCATTGGGACGAAGGGATTCCGCCGAGTGGAAGCCAGGTGCGCATGTTGAATGATGCGACGACGGACTTGGTGCTGATCCTCTGTGCTGGGCGGGACGAGGAGATATATGCATGA
- a CDS encoding uncharacterized protein (COG:S;~EggNog:ENOG410PXSB), with protein sequence MGSGPQETLETLATARITLGVEPFVSIECETPMIEPVCYRLGRPARRAFYGLRPALRPFRSNATSAIHSQRGPVQSELLRFALTRKSHTENPELNFGKFFTDVFLEQWPLNSAPAPLWTPKPGDPSSTKAALNRAEHLHSLQHFIERNLADTRAGGDFMTLYGKEFRRALKSCERHNTYGDILSFINGIDTRLKRLGSRIHVDFHFLGIYYACLTLSECSLDHHIRRYLAADSPIKAKLSEEESLSLVKGLLSSLQAVSFQDPTRDTSNLLCLINGESQPDASNLHQILHWSRDDAKMSQVEDYLALLAQTGDTAIRRLMWEKYLRSDDSEITGFHSGYVYATSMVRAGKPDDALAALRTLSKRAGNDLPRISEFENLNVLLKDDAINGELCQLVSEEEYTKILYVQISEVEKRLGLGFDDNALRERISDTSTSERPLLTIDGDTSGYESPKRLVAEIRALGCSKYPADLNKIGNLLDEFEGSFIPTRVPSWPGPDAEFYWAPQRSPGGLHKTPSQKSDSFPNTSVLDSGLVKVIPGHSQTPYPLGQTLHLMQLGYLLMKQQSPASKGHSDISPQLEETGYLVTWDRVSGRFLIVFAGVEHGVVNPLTESHIRGGPSGRDAIVEINPLNYEHRLGPDIYIPNYRLEVDPSPDLIFDKRT encoded by the coding sequence ATGGGCTCTGGCCCTCAGGAGACGTTGGAGACGTTGGCAACAGCTCGCATTACTCTTGGTGTTGAGCCTTTTGTTTCTATCGAATGTGAGACTCCCATGATTGAGCCTGTTTGTTATCGCCTTGGGCGGCCAGCTCGGCGGGCATTCTATGGGCTACGACCTGCATTGCGACCGTTCCGCAGCAATGCTACCAGTGCCATTCACAGCCAGCGCGGCCCTGTGCAGTCTGAACTACTCAGATTTGCTCTGACTAGGAAAAGCCACACTGAAAACCCGGAGTTAAACTTTGGGAAGTTCTTCACGGATGTGTTTCTGGAGCAATGGCCTCTCAACTCCGCTCCAGCCCCATTGTGGACCCCTAAACCAGGAGATCCATCCTCAACGAAAGCTGCTCTGAACCGAGCAGAACACCTTCACAGCTTACAACATTTCATAGAGAGGAACTTGGCCGATACGAGGGCCGGTGGTGATTTTATGACTCTGTATGGAAAGGAGTTTAGAAGGGCATTAAAAAGCTGCGAGCGGCATAACACATATGGGGACATTCTTTCGTTCATCAACGGGATCGATACAAGACTAAAGCGACTCGGTAGCAGGATTCATGTGGATTTTCACTTCTTGGGAATATACTATGCATGTCTTACCTTGTCTGAGTGCTCTCTGGACCATCATATCCGGCGTTATCTTGCTGCCGATTCGCCCATAAAGGCGAAGCTCAGCGAAGAGGAGAGTCTTTCTTTAGTGAAAGGTCTTTTGTCATCCCTCCAGGCCGTGTCCTTTCAGGATCCAACGCGCGACACAAGTAATTTACTTTGTTTGATCAACGGGGAGTCCCAACCAGATGCCTCAAATCTGCATCAAATACTCCACTGGTCGAGAGACGATGCCAAAATGAGCCAGGTAGAGGACTATCTAGCACTCCTCGCCCAGACCGGTGACACCGCCATTCGTCGTCTTATGTGGGAAAAATATTTGCGCAGTGATGATTCCGAGATCACGGGCTTTCACTCAGGGTATGTGTACGCGACATCCATGGTCCGTGCTGGAAAGCCAGACGATGCCTTGGCTGCGCTGAGGACACTGTCGAAACGTGCAGGAAATGATTTACCTCGTATATCTGAATTTGAAAATTTGAATGTTCTTTTGAAGGACGACGCCATCAACGGAGAATTATGCCAGCTTGTCAGTGAAGAGGAATACACAAAGATTCTCTACGTCCAAATTAGTGAGGTTGAGAAAAGACTCGGGCTTGGATTTGACGACAACGCACTCCGCGAAAGAATCTCTGACACCTCTACTAGCGAGCGACCTTTACTCACCATTGATGGGGATACCTCTGGTTATGAAAGCCCTAAGAGGCTGGTTGCAGAAATCAGGGCTCTTGGATGCTCTAAATACCCCGCTGACCTCAATAAAATCGGCAATTTGCTGGATGAGTTTGAAGGAAGCTTTATACCCACCCGTGTTCCTTCATGGCCAGGCCCCGATGCGGAATTTTACTGGGCACCTCAACGCTCGCCGGGTGGACTCCACAAAACACCCTCTCAAAAAAGTGACAGCTTTCCAAACACATCAGTATTGGATTCGGGTCTGGTGAAAGTTATCCCAGGTCATAGCCAGACCCCGTATCCTCTTGGACAAACTCTACATTTAATGCAACTTGGGTATCTTCTCATGAAACAGCAATCACCGGCCTCTAAGGGGCATTCTGATATCTCACCTCAACTGGAAGAAACCGGATACCTAGTTACCTGGGACCGAGTTTCTGGTAGATTCCTGATTGTTTTCGCCGGGGTCGAGCACGGAGTGGTTAACCCTCTTACTGAGTCCCATATCCGTGGTGGGCCCTCGGGTAGGGATGCAATTGTGGAAATCAACCCCCTGAACTATGAACATAGGTTGGGCCCGGACATATATATTCCCAACTACCGTCTTGAAGTGGATCCGAGCCCTGATTTGATTTTCGACAAGCGTACATGA
- the SYF2 gene encoding pre-mRNA-splicing factor SYF2 (COG:A;~EggNog:ENOG410PM31;~InterPro:IPR013260;~PFAM:PF08231) has product MSATNEPKQTSLEPPAEAEVAEEKPTKSGAESSSSDEPSKTEQTEDKEDDSAARARSRQERFKALQARAKSATERNLKETAAETQRLATDPSLLSSLSRKHAFASHNLLKADTEAAGEDFERKRAWDWTVDESEKWDRRMEKKQRHRDDVAFQDYTQDARKVYKRQLREIKPDLEGYENDKLAAIEKAAANGDLEIVETSDGEMIAVDKNGSFYSTADTVGFTDNKPDRAAVDKLVGDLRKAEEVRLKKRRDRRGAEEDSDVTYINEKNKQFNQKLARFYNKYTTEIRDSFERGTMI; this is encoded by the exons ATGTCAGCCACGAACGAACCCAAACAGACTTCTCTGGAACCACCCGCCGAGGCTGAGGTCGCTGAAGAAAAGCCGACAAAGTCGGGAGCAGAGTCCAGCTCGTCGGATGAACCCTCGAAAACAGAGCAGACAGAAGACAAGGAGGATGATTCAGCTGCGAGAGCCCGCTCAAGACAGGAGAGATTCAAAGCACTCCAAGCGCGCGCG AAATCTGCAACCGAGCGCAACTTGAAAGAGACAGCGGCCGAAACCCAGCGACTCGCCACAGATCCATCTCTTCTATCCTCGTTGTCACGCAAACATGCGTTCGCCTCTCACAACTTACTGAAAGCTGATACAGAGGCGGCTGGCGAGGACTTTGAGCGTAAACGCGCGTGGGACTGGACTGTCGACGAATCCGAAAAATGGGATAGGCGGATGGAAAAGAAGCAACGCCATCGAGACGACGTTGCATTCCAGGATTATACCCAGGACGCCCGGAAAGTGTACAAGCGGCAGCTGCGGGAGATTAAACCTGACCTGGAGGGTTACGAGAACGACAAGCTTGCGGCAATCGAAAAGGCTGCTGCGAATGGAGATCTTGAAATTGTCGAGACCAGTGATGGGGAAATGATTGCCGTTGACAAGAATGGCAGTTTCTATTCAACTGCTGACACCGTTGGGTTTACTGACAACAAGCCTGACCGTGCCGCCGTCGATAAACTCGTTGGAGACCTGAGGAAGGCCGAAGAGGTCcgcctgaagaagagaagagacCGCCGCGGAGCTGAGGAAGACTCCGACGTTACGTACATTAACGAAAAGAACAAGCAATTCAACCAGAAGCTTGCTCGTTTCTACAACAAG TACACGACCGAGATCCGTGATAGTTTTGAACGAGGTACCATGATATGA
- the horA gene encoding ubiquinone biosynthesis protein COQ11 (BUSCO:EOG09262ZZ8;~COG:I;~EggNog:ENOG410PGBG;~InterPro:IPR036291,IPR001509;~go_function: GO:0003824 - catalytic activity [Evidence IEA]), which yields MASKRLVVAGGNGFLGSRICKSAVARGWTVTSLSRSGEPRWDAVTSSPQRPGWAKSVEWAKADILKPDTYKPFLKDASAVVHSMGILLEADYKGVVQGREPIISGLQRAFSSSKRGSQNPFQRKEGEALKAQEGDGQFTYELMNRDSAIALAQESLNEHASTFVYISASSGAPILPSRYITTKREAETTISSQLPELRSVFMRPPFMYDSSRKFTLPIALGGFVGSQFNELLGNRLNFFGSMVDKPCQVDTVGEAVVEALDDPSINGPVGPRKIEALATKAWRKSML from the exons ATGGCCTCCAAGAGACTTGTTGTCGCTGGTGGTAATGGATTCTTAG GGTCAAGGATTTGTAAATCTGCCGTCGCAAGAGGCTGGACTGTCACTTCACTCAG TCGATCCGGAGAACCACGGTGGGATGCGGTCACGAGCTCCCCTCAGCGTCCGGGTTGGGCGAAGTCGGTGGAATGGGCCAAAGCGGACATCTTGAAGCCCGATACGTATaaacccttcctaaaagaCGCGTCAGCGGTGGTTCATAGCATGGGCATCCTTCTTGAAGCCGATTACAAGGGAGTAGTTCAAGGGCGGGAACCGATCATATCCGGCTTACAGAGGGCCTTCAGCTCGTCGAAGAGAGGAAGTCAAAATCCTTTTCAAAGGAAAGAGGGTGAGGCGCTCAAGGCACAGGAGGGGGATGGTCAATTTACATATGAACTTATGAATAGGGATTCTG CTATCGCTTTAGCGCAAGAGTCCTTAAACGAGCATGCGTCGACCTTCGTGTACATTTCGGCCTCCTCGGGCGCCCCGATACTTCCAAGCAGGTACATCACAACCAAACGAGAAGCGGAAACAACAATATCCTCCCAGCTTCCGGAATTGCGAAGTGTCTTCATGCGACCTCCGTTCATGTATGACTCAAGCAGGAAGTTCACCTTGCCCATAGCCCTTGGCGGCTTTGTTGGATCGCAATTCAATGAGCTTTTGGGTAACAGATTGAATTTCTTTGGATCGATGGTGGACAAGCCGTGTCAAGTGGACACTGTAGGCGAGGCTGTGGTTGAAGCACTGGATGATCCGTCGATAAACGGACCAGTCGGACCGAGAAAGATCGAAGCCTTGGCCACTAAGGCGTGGAGAAAAAGCATGCTATAA
- the yaf9 gene encoding YEATS domain-containing protein YAF9 (BUSCO:EOG09262UTQ;~COG:B;~EggNog:ENOG410PGXN;~InterPro:IPR038704,IPR005033;~PFAM:PF03366;~go_process: GO:0006355 - regulation of transcription, DNA-templated [Evidence IEA]): MPSATGTKRVRGVSIFRPFIFGSEATPFDPDAKPEGVPADHTHQWRVYVRGVNGEDISYWLKKVQFKLHETYAQNVRTVENAPYEVVETGWGEFEIQIKIYFVPESTEKPQTLWHSLKLHPYGPDAEGMKERREVVVSQNYEEVVFNEPVEQFYEYLTGGSGTPQPQKGKGGKSAKQAQQQRGGRTAEIPYNETADNPYSRTAENKELDRLGEANKTVEQMIKDEKERLIEREKRLAELRESEGVPTQSHKKR; encoded by the exons ATGCCCTCCGCAACGGGTACCAAACGAGTCAGG GGTGTTTCAATTTTTCGGCCATTCA TCTTCGGCAGCGAAGCGACACCCTTCGATCCAGACGCCAAACCAGAAGGCGTACCCGCGGATCACACCCACCAATGGCGCGTATACGTCCGGGGAGTCAACGGCGAAGACATTTCCTACTGGTTAAAGAAAGTGCAATTCAAACTCCATGAAACGTACGCACAGAATGTCCGCACGGTCGAGAACGCGCCCTATGAGGTTGTCGAGACCGGATGGGGTGAATTCGAAATTCAGATCAAGATCTACTTCGTTCCAGAATCGACCGAGAAGCCGCAGACACTTTGGCATAGTTTAAAGCTACACCCGTACGGTCCCGATGCAGAAgggatgaaggagcggagGGAGGTCGTCGTTAGTCAGAATTACGAGGAGGTTGTGTTCAATGAGCCCGTGGAGCAGTTTTATGAGTACCTTACTGGAGGGTCGGGGACGCCACAGCCGCAGAAGGGGAAGGGTGGGAAGAGTGCGAAACAGGCTCAGCAACAGCGGGGTGGGAGGACGGCTGAGATCCCATATAACGAGACAGCGGACAACCCTTATAGTAGAACGGCGGAAAATAAGGAGCTCGACCGGTTAGGCGAAGCCAATAAAACAGTGGAGCAGATGATTAAGGATGAAAAGGAACGGCTTATTGAACGCGAGAAGCGGTTAGCAGAGCTACGGGAAAGCGAAGGAGTTCCGACGCAGTCTCACAAAAAGAGATAA